The DNA window CGGCGTTGAGCCCCGGCGCGTCGCCGCCGCCGGTGTTGATCGCGATGCGGCGGATGCCGCGGTCGAGGTTCGCCATCTCCGGAAAGTGCGAAGTGCGGGGTGCGAAGTGCGAAGTGCGTACGGCACTGCGCGAAGGCACGCCCCGGCGCGGGGGCGAATCAAGATACCGGCCGCGTCCCCGCCTGCAAGCGCAGCACGCCCGGCCGCCCGCGATTTGACCCACCCCGCTCTGAGGGGTATCCTCCTCCCGGAGCGAGGGCGCGGATTCCTCATCCCGCACTTCGCACCTCGCACTTCGCACTTCGCACTCACGCACTGGACGCCCGATGGTCACGGAAGCGGCGGTAAAGAAAGCCCTGCGCACGGTCAAGGACCCGGAGCTGAACCTGGACCTGGTGGTGCTGGGACTGATCTACGACCTGAAGGTCGAGGGGTCGCACGTGGAGGTGACCATGTCGCTCACCTCCCCGATGTGCCCGGTGGCCGGCGAGCTGGTCAAGCAGGCGCAGGACGCGGTGGAGGGCGTCGAGGGGGTCGAGAGCGCCAGCGTGGAGCTCACCTTCAGCCCGCCCTGGACCCCCGAGCGCATCCCGCCCACCATCCGCGCCGCGCTGGGGCTGTAGGGCGCGGCCGGAGGTGGGGGGATTCCCCACGCCGGGCCCGGCCCGTACGGGTTTTCCGCACGGGCGGGCGGTGTGATCTTCCGCTTGTACCCGGCGGGTGCCCGCCGTAGATTGCCGGCGCTGTCCGGGAAAATTCCCGGGCCGGCTGCGAACAATCGGAAATCGTGAGGAGAGCTAGATGTCGATCTTCAAGCGCGACCTGCTCGTGAAGCTCCCGGTGCTCGGGATGCTGGCGCTGGCCGCGGCGTGCGGCGGCGGCGGCGACGAGAAGGCGTCCGATACCCCGTCGTCCGAGGCCGCGTCCCCGGCGCCCCCGCCCTCGTCGCCGGAAGCCACGGCCGCCACGGGCCAGGGGCAGGTGCACGAGGTGCGCGCGGTCACCACCCAGAACGGCGCGTCGGGCCAGTTCGAGCCCGCCAACATCACGGTCAAGAAGGGCGACACCATCCGCTGGATCACCGACGGCGCCGTGGCGCACAACGTGTCGTTCCCGCCCGCCGAGAACGCCGGCGCGGCCAACCTGCCCGCCCCGGGCCCGTACCTGACCACCGCCGGCCAGACGTACGAGGTCCAGGTCAACATGGACCCGGGCACCTACAATTACCAGTGCGACCCGCACGCCCCCACCGGGATGAAGGGCACCATCACGGTGCAGTGATCCCGCCGGCGCACGAGCCGCAGGCACGACACGAGGGGCCGCCCGCAGCGGGCGGCCCCTCGTTTTTCCCGCTTCCGCGCGTGTGACCTGCCGCTGGCGACGGGCCGGCGACCCTCCCTCGATTCCGGAACTGCGACGCGATCCCGTATCTCTCTCGCACGCTTCGCGTTGCAGGTCCGCGGCTGAGCGGTGTTCAGCCGCGCTCTGGCACGGGACTTGAGTTAACGCGAAACGCGACTTCGAGTTGCGCGCACCCCGCGACCAGGCGGAGGTGAGGCGTGGCCCTGTGCCTGGCGCCGGCGCGGCCCGGGATCGCGGCGCGATACGCGACGCGGCGTCCCCCAGCTGGGGGGCGCCGTTTTGTTTTCAACCTCGGGAGGGAGGGGAGCCATGCACGCGCTGAAGACCCTGGCCGCCGCGGTGGCGGCGAGCCTCACCCTGGGCGCCTGCGCCTCGTCGGGCGCCGGCGGATCGCTCACCCCGGCCGACGCCCCGGCCCGCGCGCAGGCGAGCCCCGCGACGGTGAAGGTGGAGAACCGCAACTGGCAGGACGTGGTGGTCTACGCGGTCCGCGAGGGCTCCGGCGTGCGCGCGCGGCTGGGGATGGTCACCAGCATGAGCACGCAGACGTTCCGCATCCCCCGGCACATGCTGGCCGCGGGCGACAACATCCGCCTGCAGGTGGACCCGATCGGCTCCACCCGCGGCTACGTGACCGAGGGAATCCTGCTGCGCCCCGGGCAGCAGGCCTCCTTCAGCGTGATGAACCACCTCCCGATGTCCACCCTCTCGGTCCTGAACCGCTGAGGGCCGCCCACCGGCGCCGCGGGGCCGCCCGGCTCCCGGCGCCGGGCCCAGGCGGAGCCACGCGCGAGCATGGAGGCCGGCGATCGGAACGATTTCGTGCGGACGACCTGACGCGAGGCGAGGCGGCGGCGCCATGACGCCGCCACCTCGCCGGGACTCACGCTCCGGCCCGCCCACCCTCCCGTGGCGGGCCGGAGCGCTTCCGGGGCCACGCGGTGCTTGCGCCGCGGGCGGGGCGGCTTCTA is part of the Longimicrobium sp. genome and encodes:
- a CDS encoding metal-sulfur cluster assembly factor; amino-acid sequence: MVTEAAVKKALRTVKDPELNLDLVVLGLIYDLKVEGSHVEVTMSLTSPMCPVAGELVKQAQDAVEGVEGVESASVELTFSPPWTPERIPPTIRAALGL
- a CDS encoding plastocyanin/azurin family copper-binding protein, with protein sequence MSIFKRDLLVKLPVLGMLALAAACGGGGDEKASDTPSSEAASPAPPPSSPEATAATGQGQVHEVRAVTTQNGASGQFEPANITVKKGDTIRWITDGAVAHNVSFPPAENAGAANLPAPGPYLTTAGQTYEVQVNMDPGTYNYQCDPHAPTGMKGTITVQ